From Ancylobacter pratisalsi, one genomic window encodes:
- a CDS encoding sugar phosphate isomerase/epimerase family protein, with product MRTIKGPGLFLAQFMGADAPFNSWNSITRWAAECGYAGVQVPTNDARILDLDQAAASQGWCEDWAGEARANGVVVTELSTHLQGQLVAVHPAYDTIFDAFAAPAVRGNPKARQEWAVSQVKKALTASKHLGLTSMASFSGALAWPYVYPWPQRPAGLVEEAFDELARRWKPLFDHADACGVDICFEIHPGEDLHDGDTFEMFLERVGGHPRAKMLYDPSHYVLQQLDYLDHLDIYAERIGMFHVKDAEFNPTGRKGVYGGYQPWLKRAGRFRSPGDGQVDFAAIFSKLAAMDFDGWAVVEWECCLKHPEDGAREGAAFVKNHIIRVTERAFDDFASSGTDRAANHGLLGLDR from the coding sequence ATGCGGACGATCAAGGGGCCGGGGCTCTTCCTCGCCCAGTTCATGGGTGCGGACGCACCTTTCAATTCCTGGAACAGCATCACCCGTTGGGCGGCGGAATGCGGCTATGCCGGCGTTCAGGTGCCGACCAACGATGCCCGGATCCTCGATCTGGATCAGGCCGCGGCCTCACAAGGCTGGTGCGAGGACTGGGCGGGTGAAGCCCGGGCCAACGGCGTGGTGGTCACCGAACTTTCCACGCATCTGCAGGGCCAGCTGGTCGCGGTGCATCCCGCCTATGACACGATATTCGACGCCTTCGCGGCGCCGGCCGTGCGCGGCAACCCCAAGGCGCGCCAGGAATGGGCGGTCTCACAGGTGAAGAAGGCGCTTACCGCCTCCAAGCATCTGGGCCTGACATCCATGGCGAGCTTCTCGGGCGCGCTGGCATGGCCCTATGTCTATCCCTGGCCACAGCGCCCGGCCGGCCTGGTCGAGGAGGCGTTCGACGAACTCGCGCGCCGCTGGAAGCCCCTTTTCGATCACGCCGATGCCTGCGGCGTCGACATCTGCTTCGAGATCCATCCGGGCGAGGACCTGCACGACGGCGACACCTTCGAGATGTTCCTTGAACGTGTCGGAGGGCATCCCCGCGCCAAGATGCTCTACGACCCGTCCCATTACGTGCTGCAGCAGCTGGATTATCTCGACCACCTCGACATCTACGCCGAGCGCATCGGCATGTTCCACGTCAAGGACGCCGAGTTCAATCCGACCGGCCGCAAGGGTGTATATGGCGGCTATCAGCCCTGGCTGAAGCGTGCCGGGCGCTTCCGCAGTCCGGGCGACGGGCAGGTCGACTTCGCCGCGATCTTCTCCAAGCTCGCGGCCATGGACTTCGACGGCTGGGCGGTCGTCGAATGGGAATGCTGCCTGAAACACCCGGAAGACGGTGCGCGCGAGGGCGCGGCCTTCGTGAAGAACCATATCATCCGCGTAACCGAGCGCGCTTTTGACGATTTCGCATCCTCGGGAACCGACCGCGCCGCCAATCACGGGCTGCTGGGGCTCGACCGATGA